From Papaver somniferum cultivar HN1 unplaced genomic scaffold, ASM357369v1 unplaced-scaffold_16, whole genome shotgun sequence, a single genomic window includes:
- the LOC113337367 gene encoding uncharacterized protein LOC113337367, which translates to MTFDAEDIEEDMEYHNDPLVLTLPVEGCNIKKILIDGGSSINVLFYDTFKRMEINDEQLMSSYYTIYEFNGAPTKPLGDTILQVDAEPMKVDTRFSVVDAPSPYNTIIGRIWVHKLKGVAATYHQYLRFPTPEGVMEIKGDQVTVRECQALKNQLNNEQDKQRKSRNKEYAKEKKIDLYLEEISGRSLTKESIILNAEASTSAAKEDEEPTK; encoded by the coding sequence ATGACCTTCGACGCAGAAGACATCGAGGAGGATATGGAATATCACAACGACCCCTTGGTCCTCACCTTACCAGTGGAAGGATGCAACATCAAGAAGATCCTCATTGATGGAGGGAGTTCAattaacgttctattctacgacacaTTCAAGCGAATGGAGATTAACGACGAACAACTGATGTCTTCGTATTATACCATCTACGAATTCAATGGGGCACCTACCAAGCCGTTAGGAGACACTATTTTGCAAGTAGACGCAGAACCAATGAAAGTTGATACTCGATTTAGTGTAGTGGACGCTCCTTCCCCCTACAACACCATCATTGGCCGAATATGGgtgcacaagctcaaaggagtggcAGCGACCTATCACCAGTACCTTAGATTTCCGACacccgaaggggtaatggaaataAAGGGAGATCAGGTCACCGTTCGGGAATGCCAGGCTTTAAAAAATCAACTCAATAATGAACAAGATAAGCAGCGAAAATCCCGAAACAAAGAGTATGCGAAGGAGAAGAAAATTGATCTTTATCTCGAAGAAATTTCTGGAAGGAGTCTGACAAAGGAGAGCATCATTCTAAACGCTGAGGCAAGTACTTCGGCAGCAAAGGAGGATGAAGAGCCTACCAAATAA